The Coffea arabica cultivar ET-39 chromosome 1e, Coffea Arabica ET-39 HiFi, whole genome shotgun sequence genome has a window encoding:
- the LOC140013635 gene encoding pre-mRNA-processing factor 39-1-like isoform X4 encodes MADSEAVVAQTSSATAFTAAGYPPVYNDTNSDASGAAATKNVEDLTATGATTTMEDSNISFGATELTNYIADGSDLGASHHVAVGNSTSTGVAENGIISDDTHGSNVIHELFDGSALSDEEERLWSIVRANSLDFNAWIALIEETEKMSEGNILKIRKVYDAFLVEFPLCYGYWKKYADHEARLGSMDKVVEVYERAVQGVTYSVDMWLHYCIFAISTYGDPETIRRLFERGLAYVGTDYLSFPLWDKYIEYEYTQQDWSRVALLYTRVLENPNQQLDRYFEGFKELVANRPLSELRTGEEAAAAALENSENGGQEVEGENLPNAVEQSSKPVSASLKDAEELEKYIAVREEMYKKAKEFDSKIIGFETAIRRPYFHVRPLSGVELENWHNYLHFIEGVGDLSKVVKLYERCLIACANYPEYWIRYVRCMEASGSMDLAENALARATQVFVKV; translated from the exons ATGGCTGACAGTGAAGCTGTTGTAGCTCAAACATCTTCTGCGACAGCCTTCACAGCAGCTGGTTATCCTCCTGTCTACAATGATACCAACTCAGATGCTTCTGGTGCCGCTGCCACAAAGAATGTTGAGGATTTAACTGCCACTGGTGCAACAACTACTATGGAAGATTCAAATATTTCTTTTGGTGCCACAGAATTAACCAATTATATTGCTGATGGTTCTGATTTAGGTGCTTCCCATCACGTAGCTG TGGGAAATAGTACATCAACTGGTGTTGCTGAGAATGGGATTATTTCAGATGATACTCATGGATCTAATGTCATACATGAATTGTTTGATGGTTCTG cATTATCTGATGAGGAAGAACGTCTATGGAGCATTGTTAGAGCTAATtctttagattttaatgcaTGGATTGCTCTTATAGAGGAAACAGAGAAAATGTCTGAG GGTAACATATTGAAGATCCGGAAAGTATATGATGCTTTTCTTGTGGAATTTCCTCTGTGTTATGGTTATTGGAAGAAATATGCAGATCATGAAGCACGCCTCGGCTCTATGGACAAAGTTGTGGAGGTCTATGAACGAGCTGTTCAAGGTGTAACATATTCTGTTGACATGTGGTTGCATTACTGCATATTTGCCATAAGCACGTATGGAGATCCTGAGACCATAAGAAG ACTCTTTGAGAGAGGATTAGCTTATGTTGGAACTGATTACCTCTCTTTTCCTCTGTGGGATAAATATATTGAGTACGAATACACACAACAGGACTGGTCCCGTGTTGCTTTGCTCTACACACGTGTACTGGAGAATCCAAATCAGCAGCTAGATCGCTACTTTGAAGG TTTCAAGGAGCTTGTTGCTAATCGGCCTCTCTCTGAGTTGCGGACTGGTGAGGAAGCTGCTGCTGCAGCTCTTGAAAATTCTGAAAATGGTGGTCAAGAAGTTGAGGGAGAAAATCTCCCTAATGCTGTGGAGCAGTCTTCTAAACCTGTAAGTGCGAGCTTAAAAGATGCTGAGGAGTTGGAGAAGTATATTGCCGTTAGGGAAGAGATGTATAAGAAAGCTAAAGAGTTCGATTCTAAGATCATTGGTTTTGAAACAGCTATCCGGAGGCCATACTTTCATGTGCGGCCCCTTAGCGGGGTAGAGCTTGAAAATTGGCATAATTATCTGCATTTTATTGAAGGAGTGGGTGACCTCAGTAAG GTTGTTAAGCTATATGAAAGATGCTTGATAGCATGCGCTAATTATCCTGAGTATTGGATCCGATATGTCCGATGCATGGAAGCTAGTGGGAGCATGGATCTTGCTGAGAATGCTCTTGCACGTGCTACTCAAGTCTTTGTCAAGGTATAG
- the LOC140013635 gene encoding pre-mRNA-processing factor 39-1-like isoform X5 encodes MADSEAVVAQTSSATAFTAAGYPPVYNDTNSDASGAAATKNVEDLTATGATTTMEDSNISFGATELTNYIADGSDLVGNSTSTGVAENGIISDDTHGSNVIHELFDGSALSDEEERLWSIVRANSLDFNAWIALIEETEKMSEGNILKIRKVYDAFLVEFPLCYGYWKKYADHEARLGSMDKVVEVYERAVQGVTYSVDMWLHYCIFAISTYGDPETIRRLFERGLAYVGTDYLSFPLWDKYIEYEYTQQDWSRVALLYTRVLENPNQQLDRYFEGFKELVANRPLSELRTGEEAAAAALENSENGGQEVEGENLPNAVEQSSKPVSASLKDAEELEKYIAVREEMYKKAKEFDSKIIGFETAIRRPYFHVRPLSGVELENWHNYLHFIEGVGDLSKVVKLYERCLIACANYPEYWIRYVRCMEASGSMDLAENALARATQVFVKV; translated from the exons ATGGCTGACAGTGAAGCTGTTGTAGCTCAAACATCTTCTGCGACAGCCTTCACAGCAGCTGGTTATCCTCCTGTCTACAATGATACCAACTCAGATGCTTCTGGTGCCGCTGCCACAAAGAATGTTGAGGATTTAACTGCCACTGGTGCAACAACTACTATGGAAGATTCAAATATTTCTTTTGGTGCCACAGAATTAACCAATTATATTGCTGATGGTTCTGATTTAG TGGGAAATAGTACATCAACTGGTGTTGCTGAGAATGGGATTATTTCAGATGATACTCATGGATCTAATGTCATACATGAATTGTTTGATGGTTCTG cATTATCTGATGAGGAAGAACGTCTATGGAGCATTGTTAGAGCTAATtctttagattttaatgcaTGGATTGCTCTTATAGAGGAAACAGAGAAAATGTCTGAG GGTAACATATTGAAGATCCGGAAAGTATATGATGCTTTTCTTGTGGAATTTCCTCTGTGTTATGGTTATTGGAAGAAATATGCAGATCATGAAGCACGCCTCGGCTCTATGGACAAAGTTGTGGAGGTCTATGAACGAGCTGTTCAAGGTGTAACATATTCTGTTGACATGTGGTTGCATTACTGCATATTTGCCATAAGCACGTATGGAGATCCTGAGACCATAAGAAG ACTCTTTGAGAGAGGATTAGCTTATGTTGGAACTGATTACCTCTCTTTTCCTCTGTGGGATAAATATATTGAGTACGAATACACACAACAGGACTGGTCCCGTGTTGCTTTGCTCTACACACGTGTACTGGAGAATCCAAATCAGCAGCTAGATCGCTACTTTGAAGG TTTCAAGGAGCTTGTTGCTAATCGGCCTCTCTCTGAGTTGCGGACTGGTGAGGAAGCTGCTGCTGCAGCTCTTGAAAATTCTGAAAATGGTGGTCAAGAAGTTGAGGGAGAAAATCTCCCTAATGCTGTGGAGCAGTCTTCTAAACCTGTAAGTGCGAGCTTAAAAGATGCTGAGGAGTTGGAGAAGTATATTGCCGTTAGGGAAGAGATGTATAAGAAAGCTAAAGAGTTCGATTCTAAGATCATTGGTTTTGAAACAGCTATCCGGAGGCCATACTTTCATGTGCGGCCCCTTAGCGGGGTAGAGCTTGAAAATTGGCATAATTATCTGCATTTTATTGAAGGAGTGGGTGACCTCAGTAAG GTTGTTAAGCTATATGAAAGATGCTTGATAGCATGCGCTAATTATCCTGAGTATTGGATCCGATATGTCCGATGCATGGAAGCTAGTGGGAGCATGGATCTTGCTGAGAATGCTCTTGCACGTGCTACTCAAGTCTTTGTCAAGGTATAG
- the LOC140013635 gene encoding pre-mRNA-processing factor 39-1-like isoform X9, producing the protein MADSEAVVAQTSSATAFTAAGYPPVYNDTNSDASGAAATKNVEDLTATGATTTMEDSNISFGATELTNYIADGSDLGASHHVAGTNSSLEASDKLSGPTSATDSFQPSLPDPSKNGNIVNEVGNSTSTGVAENGIISDDTHGSNVIHELFDGSALSDEEERLWSIVRANSLDFNAWIALIEETEKMSEGNILKIRKVYDAFLVEFPLCYGYWKKYADHEARLGSMDKVVEVYERAVQGVTYSVDMWLHYCIFAISTYGDPETIRRLFERGLAYVGTDYLSFPLWDKYIEYEYTQQDWSRVALLYTRVLENPNQQLDRYFEGFKELVANRPLSELRTGEEAAAAALENSENGGQEVEGENLPNAVEQSSKPLSGGHTFMCGPLAG; encoded by the exons ATGGCTGACAGTGAAGCTGTTGTAGCTCAAACATCTTCTGCGACAGCCTTCACAGCAGCTGGTTATCCTCCTGTCTACAATGATACCAACTCAGATGCTTCTGGTGCCGCTGCCACAAAGAATGTTGAGGATTTAACTGCCACTGGTGCAACAACTACTATGGAAGATTCAAATATTTCTTTTGGTGCCACAGAATTAACCAATTATATTGCTGATGGTTCTGATTTAGGTGCTTCCCATCACGTAGCTGGTACTAATTCCAGTTTAGAAGCTAGTGATAAACTCTCAGGTCCCACAAGTGCAACTGATTCATTTCAACCTTCTCTTCCTGATCCTTCTAAAAATGGCAATATTGTTAATGAAGTGGGAAATAGTACATCAACTGGTGTTGCTGAGAATGGGATTATTTCAGATGATACTCATGGATCTAATGTCATACATGAATTGTTTGATGGTTCTG cATTATCTGATGAGGAAGAACGTCTATGGAGCATTGTTAGAGCTAATtctttagattttaatgcaTGGATTGCTCTTATAGAGGAAACAGAGAAAATGTCTGAG GGTAACATATTGAAGATCCGGAAAGTATATGATGCTTTTCTTGTGGAATTTCCTCTGTGTTATGGTTATTGGAAGAAATATGCAGATCATGAAGCACGCCTCGGCTCTATGGACAAAGTTGTGGAGGTCTATGAACGAGCTGTTCAAGGTGTAACATATTCTGTTGACATGTGGTTGCATTACTGCATATTTGCCATAAGCACGTATGGAGATCCTGAGACCATAAGAAG ACTCTTTGAGAGAGGATTAGCTTATGTTGGAACTGATTACCTCTCTTTTCCTCTGTGGGATAAATATATTGAGTACGAATACACACAACAGGACTGGTCCCGTGTTGCTTTGCTCTACACACGTGTACTGGAGAATCCAAATCAGCAGCTAGATCGCTACTTTGAAGG TTTCAAGGAGCTTGTTGCTAATCGGCCTCTCTCTGAGTTGCGGACTGGTGAGGAAGCTGCTGCTGCAGCTCTTGAAAATTCTGAAAATGGTGGTCAAGAAGTTGAGGGAGAAAATCTCCCTAATGCTGTGGAGCAGTCTTCTAAACCT CTATCCGGAGGCCATACTTTCATGTGCGGCCCCTTAGCGGGGTAG
- the LOC140013635 gene encoding pre-mRNA-processing factor 39-1-like isoform X3: MADSEAVVAQTSSATAFTAAGYPPVYNDTNSDASGAAATKNVEDLTATGATTTMEDSNISFGATELTNYIADGSDLGASHHVAGTNSSLEASDKLSGPTSATDSFQPSLPDPSKNGNIVNEVGNSTSTGVAENGIISDDTHGSNVIHELFDGSALSDEEERLWSIVRANSLDFNAWIALIEETEKMSEGNILKIRKVYDAFLVEFPLCYGYWKKYADHEARLGSMDKVVEVYERAVQGVTYSVDMWLHYCIFAISTYGDPETIRRLFERGLAYVGTDYLSFPLWDKYIEYEYTQQDWSRVALLYTRVLENPNQQLDRYFEGFKELVANRPLSELRTGEEAAAAALENSENGGQEVEGENLPNAVEQSSKPVSASLKDAEELEKYIAVREEMYKKAKEFDSKIIGFETAIRRPYFHVRPLSGVELENWHNYLHFIEGVGDLSKLRNICRIICLIG, from the exons ATGGCTGACAGTGAAGCTGTTGTAGCTCAAACATCTTCTGCGACAGCCTTCACAGCAGCTGGTTATCCTCCTGTCTACAATGATACCAACTCAGATGCTTCTGGTGCCGCTGCCACAAAGAATGTTGAGGATTTAACTGCCACTGGTGCAACAACTACTATGGAAGATTCAAATATTTCTTTTGGTGCCACAGAATTAACCAATTATATTGCTGATGGTTCTGATTTAGGTGCTTCCCATCACGTAGCTGGTACTAATTCCAGTTTAGAAGCTAGTGATAAACTCTCAGGTCCCACAAGTGCAACTGATTCATTTCAACCTTCTCTTCCTGATCCTTCTAAAAATGGCAATATTGTTAATGAAGTGGGAAATAGTACATCAACTGGTGTTGCTGAGAATGGGATTATTTCAGATGATACTCATGGATCTAATGTCATACATGAATTGTTTGATGGTTCTG cATTATCTGATGAGGAAGAACGTCTATGGAGCATTGTTAGAGCTAATtctttagattttaatgcaTGGATTGCTCTTATAGAGGAAACAGAGAAAATGTCTGAG GGTAACATATTGAAGATCCGGAAAGTATATGATGCTTTTCTTGTGGAATTTCCTCTGTGTTATGGTTATTGGAAGAAATATGCAGATCATGAAGCACGCCTCGGCTCTATGGACAAAGTTGTGGAGGTCTATGAACGAGCTGTTCAAGGTGTAACATATTCTGTTGACATGTGGTTGCATTACTGCATATTTGCCATAAGCACGTATGGAGATCCTGAGACCATAAGAAG ACTCTTTGAGAGAGGATTAGCTTATGTTGGAACTGATTACCTCTCTTTTCCTCTGTGGGATAAATATATTGAGTACGAATACACACAACAGGACTGGTCCCGTGTTGCTTTGCTCTACACACGTGTACTGGAGAATCCAAATCAGCAGCTAGATCGCTACTTTGAAGG TTTCAAGGAGCTTGTTGCTAATCGGCCTCTCTCTGAGTTGCGGACTGGTGAGGAAGCTGCTGCTGCAGCTCTTGAAAATTCTGAAAATGGTGGTCAAGAAGTTGAGGGAGAAAATCTCCCTAATGCTGTGGAGCAGTCTTCTAAACCTGTAAGTGCGAGCTTAAAAGATGCTGAGGAGTTGGAGAAGTATATTGCCGTTAGGGAAGAGATGTATAAGAAAGCTAAAGAGTTCGATTCTAAGATCATTGGTTTTGAAACAGCTATCCGGAGGCCATACTTTCATGTGCGGCCCCTTAGCGGGGTAGAGCTTGAAAATTGGCATAATTATCTGCATTTTATTGAAGGAGTGGGTGACCTCAGTAAG TTAAGAAATATCTGCCGCATCATATGCCTTATTGGCTAA
- the LOC140013635 gene encoding pre-mRNA-processing factor 39-1-like isoform X7 — MADSEAVVAQTSSATAFTAAGYPPVYNDTNSDASGAAATKNVEDLTATGATTTMEDSNISFGATELTNYIADGSDLGASHHVAALSDEEERLWSIVRANSLDFNAWIALIEETEKMSEGNILKIRKVYDAFLVEFPLCYGYWKKYADHEARLGSMDKVVEVYERAVQGVTYSVDMWLHYCIFAISTYGDPETIRRLFERGLAYVGTDYLSFPLWDKYIEYEYTQQDWSRVALLYTRVLENPNQQLDRYFEGFKELVANRPLSELRTGEEAAAAALENSENGGQEVEGENLPNAVEQSSKPVSASLKDAEELEKYIAVREEMYKKAKEFDSKIIGFETAIRRPYFHVRPLSGVELENWHNYLHFIEGVGDLSKVVKLYERCLIACANYPEYWIRYVRCMEASGSMDLAENALARATQVFVKV, encoded by the exons ATGGCTGACAGTGAAGCTGTTGTAGCTCAAACATCTTCTGCGACAGCCTTCACAGCAGCTGGTTATCCTCCTGTCTACAATGATACCAACTCAGATGCTTCTGGTGCCGCTGCCACAAAGAATGTTGAGGATTTAACTGCCACTGGTGCAACAACTACTATGGAAGATTCAAATATTTCTTTTGGTGCCACAGAATTAACCAATTATATTGCTGATGGTTCTGATTTAGGTGCTTCCCATCACGTAGCTG cATTATCTGATGAGGAAGAACGTCTATGGAGCATTGTTAGAGCTAATtctttagattttaatgcaTGGATTGCTCTTATAGAGGAAACAGAGAAAATGTCTGAG GGTAACATATTGAAGATCCGGAAAGTATATGATGCTTTTCTTGTGGAATTTCCTCTGTGTTATGGTTATTGGAAGAAATATGCAGATCATGAAGCACGCCTCGGCTCTATGGACAAAGTTGTGGAGGTCTATGAACGAGCTGTTCAAGGTGTAACATATTCTGTTGACATGTGGTTGCATTACTGCATATTTGCCATAAGCACGTATGGAGATCCTGAGACCATAAGAAG ACTCTTTGAGAGAGGATTAGCTTATGTTGGAACTGATTACCTCTCTTTTCCTCTGTGGGATAAATATATTGAGTACGAATACACACAACAGGACTGGTCCCGTGTTGCTTTGCTCTACACACGTGTACTGGAGAATCCAAATCAGCAGCTAGATCGCTACTTTGAAGG TTTCAAGGAGCTTGTTGCTAATCGGCCTCTCTCTGAGTTGCGGACTGGTGAGGAAGCTGCTGCTGCAGCTCTTGAAAATTCTGAAAATGGTGGTCAAGAAGTTGAGGGAGAAAATCTCCCTAATGCTGTGGAGCAGTCTTCTAAACCTGTAAGTGCGAGCTTAAAAGATGCTGAGGAGTTGGAGAAGTATATTGCCGTTAGGGAAGAGATGTATAAGAAAGCTAAAGAGTTCGATTCTAAGATCATTGGTTTTGAAACAGCTATCCGGAGGCCATACTTTCATGTGCGGCCCCTTAGCGGGGTAGAGCTTGAAAATTGGCATAATTATCTGCATTTTATTGAAGGAGTGGGTGACCTCAGTAAG GTTGTTAAGCTATATGAAAGATGCTTGATAGCATGCGCTAATTATCCTGAGTATTGGATCCGATATGTCCGATGCATGGAAGCTAGTGGGAGCATGGATCTTGCTGAGAATGCTCTTGCACGTGCTACTCAAGTCTTTGTCAAGGTATAG
- the LOC140013635 gene encoding pre-mRNA-processing factor 39-1-like isoform X8, whose amino-acid sequence MADSEAVVAQTSSATAFTAAGYPPVYNDTNSDASGAAATKNVEDLTATGATTTMEDSNISFGATELTNYIADGSDLALSDEEERLWSIVRANSLDFNAWIALIEETEKMSEGNILKIRKVYDAFLVEFPLCYGYWKKYADHEARLGSMDKVVEVYERAVQGVTYSVDMWLHYCIFAISTYGDPETIRRLFERGLAYVGTDYLSFPLWDKYIEYEYTQQDWSRVALLYTRVLENPNQQLDRYFEGFKELVANRPLSELRTGEEAAAAALENSENGGQEVEGENLPNAVEQSSKPVSASLKDAEELEKYIAVREEMYKKAKEFDSKIIGFETAIRRPYFHVRPLSGVELENWHNYLHFIEGVGDLSKVVKLYERCLIACANYPEYWIRYVRCMEASGSMDLAENALARATQVFVKV is encoded by the exons ATGGCTGACAGTGAAGCTGTTGTAGCTCAAACATCTTCTGCGACAGCCTTCACAGCAGCTGGTTATCCTCCTGTCTACAATGATACCAACTCAGATGCTTCTGGTGCCGCTGCCACAAAGAATGTTGAGGATTTAACTGCCACTGGTGCAACAACTACTATGGAAGATTCAAATATTTCTTTTGGTGCCACAGAATTAACCAATTATATTGCTGATGGTTCTGATTTAG cATTATCTGATGAGGAAGAACGTCTATGGAGCATTGTTAGAGCTAATtctttagattttaatgcaTGGATTGCTCTTATAGAGGAAACAGAGAAAATGTCTGAG GGTAACATATTGAAGATCCGGAAAGTATATGATGCTTTTCTTGTGGAATTTCCTCTGTGTTATGGTTATTGGAAGAAATATGCAGATCATGAAGCACGCCTCGGCTCTATGGACAAAGTTGTGGAGGTCTATGAACGAGCTGTTCAAGGTGTAACATATTCTGTTGACATGTGGTTGCATTACTGCATATTTGCCATAAGCACGTATGGAGATCCTGAGACCATAAGAAG ACTCTTTGAGAGAGGATTAGCTTATGTTGGAACTGATTACCTCTCTTTTCCTCTGTGGGATAAATATATTGAGTACGAATACACACAACAGGACTGGTCCCGTGTTGCTTTGCTCTACACACGTGTACTGGAGAATCCAAATCAGCAGCTAGATCGCTACTTTGAAGG TTTCAAGGAGCTTGTTGCTAATCGGCCTCTCTCTGAGTTGCGGACTGGTGAGGAAGCTGCTGCTGCAGCTCTTGAAAATTCTGAAAATGGTGGTCAAGAAGTTGAGGGAGAAAATCTCCCTAATGCTGTGGAGCAGTCTTCTAAACCTGTAAGTGCGAGCTTAAAAGATGCTGAGGAGTTGGAGAAGTATATTGCCGTTAGGGAAGAGATGTATAAGAAAGCTAAAGAGTTCGATTCTAAGATCATTGGTTTTGAAACAGCTATCCGGAGGCCATACTTTCATGTGCGGCCCCTTAGCGGGGTAGAGCTTGAAAATTGGCATAATTATCTGCATTTTATTGAAGGAGTGGGTGACCTCAGTAAG GTTGTTAAGCTATATGAAAGATGCTTGATAGCATGCGCTAATTATCCTGAGTATTGGATCCGATATGTCCGATGCATGGAAGCTAGTGGGAGCATGGATCTTGCTGAGAATGCTCTTGCACGTGCTACTCAAGTCTTTGTCAAGGTATAG
- the LOC140013635 gene encoding pre-mRNA-processing factor 39-1-like isoform X1, with product MADSEAVVAQTSSATAFTAAGYPPVYNDTNSDASGAAATKNVEDLTATGATTTMEDSNISFGATELTNYIADGSDLGASHHVAGTNSSLEASDKLSGPTSATDSFQPSLPDPSKNGNIVNEVGNSTSTGVAENGIISDDTHGSNVIHELFDGSALSDEEERLWSIVRANSLDFNAWIALIEETEKMSEGNILKIRKVYDAFLVEFPLCYGYWKKYADHEARLGSMDKVVEVYERAVQGVTYSVDMWLHYCIFAISTYGDPETIRRLFERGLAYVGTDYLSFPLWDKYIEYEYTQQDWSRVALLYTRVLENPNQQLDRYFEGFKELVANRPLSELRTGEEAAAAALENSENGGQEVEGENLPNAVEQSSKPVSASLKDAEELEKYIAVREEMYKKAKEFDSKIIGFETAIRRPYFHVRPLSGVELENWHNYLHFIEGVGDLSKVVKLYERCLIACANYPEYWIRYVRCMEASGSMDLAENALARATQVFVKV from the exons ATGGCTGACAGTGAAGCTGTTGTAGCTCAAACATCTTCTGCGACAGCCTTCACAGCAGCTGGTTATCCTCCTGTCTACAATGATACCAACTCAGATGCTTCTGGTGCCGCTGCCACAAAGAATGTTGAGGATTTAACTGCCACTGGTGCAACAACTACTATGGAAGATTCAAATATTTCTTTTGGTGCCACAGAATTAACCAATTATATTGCTGATGGTTCTGATTTAGGTGCTTCCCATCACGTAGCTGGTACTAATTCCAGTTTAGAAGCTAGTGATAAACTCTCAGGTCCCACAAGTGCAACTGATTCATTTCAACCTTCTCTTCCTGATCCTTCTAAAAATGGCAATATTGTTAATGAAGTGGGAAATAGTACATCAACTGGTGTTGCTGAGAATGGGATTATTTCAGATGATACTCATGGATCTAATGTCATACATGAATTGTTTGATGGTTCTG cATTATCTGATGAGGAAGAACGTCTATGGAGCATTGTTAGAGCTAATtctttagattttaatgcaTGGATTGCTCTTATAGAGGAAACAGAGAAAATGTCTGAG GGTAACATATTGAAGATCCGGAAAGTATATGATGCTTTTCTTGTGGAATTTCCTCTGTGTTATGGTTATTGGAAGAAATATGCAGATCATGAAGCACGCCTCGGCTCTATGGACAAAGTTGTGGAGGTCTATGAACGAGCTGTTCAAGGTGTAACATATTCTGTTGACATGTGGTTGCATTACTGCATATTTGCCATAAGCACGTATGGAGATCCTGAGACCATAAGAAG ACTCTTTGAGAGAGGATTAGCTTATGTTGGAACTGATTACCTCTCTTTTCCTCTGTGGGATAAATATATTGAGTACGAATACACACAACAGGACTGGTCCCGTGTTGCTTTGCTCTACACACGTGTACTGGAGAATCCAAATCAGCAGCTAGATCGCTACTTTGAAGG TTTCAAGGAGCTTGTTGCTAATCGGCCTCTCTCTGAGTTGCGGACTGGTGAGGAAGCTGCTGCTGCAGCTCTTGAAAATTCTGAAAATGGTGGTCAAGAAGTTGAGGGAGAAAATCTCCCTAATGCTGTGGAGCAGTCTTCTAAACCTGTAAGTGCGAGCTTAAAAGATGCTGAGGAGTTGGAGAAGTATATTGCCGTTAGGGAAGAGATGTATAAGAAAGCTAAAGAGTTCGATTCTAAGATCATTGGTTTTGAAACAGCTATCCGGAGGCCATACTTTCATGTGCGGCCCCTTAGCGGGGTAGAGCTTGAAAATTGGCATAATTATCTGCATTTTATTGAAGGAGTGGGTGACCTCAGTAAG GTTGTTAAGCTATATGAAAGATGCTTGATAGCATGCGCTAATTATCCTGAGTATTGGATCCGATATGTCCGATGCATGGAAGCTAGTGGGAGCATGGATCTTGCTGAGAATGCTCTTGCACGTGCTACTCAAGTCTTTGTCAAGGTATAG
- the LOC140013635 gene encoding pre-mRNA-processing factor 39-1-like isoform X6, whose protein sequence is MADSEAVVAQTSSATAFTAAGYPPVYNDTNSDASGAAATKNVEDLTATGATTTMEDSNISFGATELTNYIADGSDLGASHHVAGTNSSLEASDKLSALSDEEERLWSIVRANSLDFNAWIALIEETEKMSEGNILKIRKVYDAFLVEFPLCYGYWKKYADHEARLGSMDKVVEVYERAVQGVTYSVDMWLHYCIFAISTYGDPETIRRLFERGLAYVGTDYLSFPLWDKYIEYEYTQQDWSRVALLYTRVLENPNQQLDRYFEGFKELVANRPLSELRTGEEAAAAALENSENGGQEVEGENLPNAVEQSSKPVSASLKDAEELEKYIAVREEMYKKAKEFDSKIIGFETAIRRPYFHVRPLSGVELENWHNYLHFIEGVGDLSKVVKLYERCLIACANYPEYWIRYVRCMEASGSMDLAENALARATQVFVKV, encoded by the exons ATGGCTGACAGTGAAGCTGTTGTAGCTCAAACATCTTCTGCGACAGCCTTCACAGCAGCTGGTTATCCTCCTGTCTACAATGATACCAACTCAGATGCTTCTGGTGCCGCTGCCACAAAGAATGTTGAGGATTTAACTGCCACTGGTGCAACAACTACTATGGAAGATTCAAATATTTCTTTTGGTGCCACAGAATTAACCAATTATATTGCTGATGGTTCTGATTTAGGTGCTTCCCATCACGTAGCTGGTACTAATTCCAGTTTAGAAGCTAGTGATAAACTCTCAG cATTATCTGATGAGGAAGAACGTCTATGGAGCATTGTTAGAGCTAATtctttagattttaatgcaTGGATTGCTCTTATAGAGGAAACAGAGAAAATGTCTGAG GGTAACATATTGAAGATCCGGAAAGTATATGATGCTTTTCTTGTGGAATTTCCTCTGTGTTATGGTTATTGGAAGAAATATGCAGATCATGAAGCACGCCTCGGCTCTATGGACAAAGTTGTGGAGGTCTATGAACGAGCTGTTCAAGGTGTAACATATTCTGTTGACATGTGGTTGCATTACTGCATATTTGCCATAAGCACGTATGGAGATCCTGAGACCATAAGAAG ACTCTTTGAGAGAGGATTAGCTTATGTTGGAACTGATTACCTCTCTTTTCCTCTGTGGGATAAATATATTGAGTACGAATACACACAACAGGACTGGTCCCGTGTTGCTTTGCTCTACACACGTGTACTGGAGAATCCAAATCAGCAGCTAGATCGCTACTTTGAAGG TTTCAAGGAGCTTGTTGCTAATCGGCCTCTCTCTGAGTTGCGGACTGGTGAGGAAGCTGCTGCTGCAGCTCTTGAAAATTCTGAAAATGGTGGTCAAGAAGTTGAGGGAGAAAATCTCCCTAATGCTGTGGAGCAGTCTTCTAAACCTGTAAGTGCGAGCTTAAAAGATGCTGAGGAGTTGGAGAAGTATATTGCCGTTAGGGAAGAGATGTATAAGAAAGCTAAAGAGTTCGATTCTAAGATCATTGGTTTTGAAACAGCTATCCGGAGGCCATACTTTCATGTGCGGCCCCTTAGCGGGGTAGAGCTTGAAAATTGGCATAATTATCTGCATTTTATTGAAGGAGTGGGTGACCTCAGTAAG GTTGTTAAGCTATATGAAAGATGCTTGATAGCATGCGCTAATTATCCTGAGTATTGGATCCGATATGTCCGATGCATGGAAGCTAGTGGGAGCATGGATCTTGCTGAGAATGCTCTTGCACGTGCTACTCAAGTCTTTGTCAAGGTATAG